CTCCTGTGCTATAGGAGAATGAGGGAGATGCTGACAATTCACTATTATTCACCATGGATACAGTACCCATAGGAATAGATCGGTGCAGGCCCGGCTAGGGTGTCAACCACTGGTGTAggaaccgggggggggggggggggggggtgttgattCGTCTATAATAATATACATGTCTATAGCattagcgaaccgtgaccattaaaccattaaacctgggcccactGGTCTATAGTACAGGTCTAtagttgtgacgggcagggtgagcaactcaaaaaggaagcatcacgccaagtctcagggaaagaggatggtttaataaaaagtgtgcaaaccaaaaactcgtgcattgttccaaatgaaggaaataataaccagcagtcaactggtacaaagacaagacgtatatagacgaacaaacgaccctcaggtgagacggatcacgggtcccgcccacctgaaggtcgaacatcacgtgacaaaaaacaggaccgctgccgctataaccgggggcgaccggtagggggcctccccacaacgtgacaatagTATACATGTATATTATGTCTATGATTTGTTGGATAAAAAGACAATCTGCAAGGAATTTGTAGCTGTGAACGATAAGAGAAGAAAATATTTTGGTTCTCTAGAGATAGACCATGGGTCTAAATGTTTAAAGCTTAAATGTTAAAGCTCAGCTCCTACAGAGAGCATACAAACATTTTTTTGGTTATATGTGAATATAATTCATATATTGTTTAGTTTATAAAGTGTCCTTTAATTTGGATTTATCTAATAATAAACATAAGTAcagaaaatgttgtattttgtttatttatttatttgcaatttactataattccacaaatgttctacGCCACTATttacagtgattaactaccttacctacagtggaatcagtttatagtaatattttagaggatagagagagagacatacatcCTGCATACAGAAAACTAACACTGCTCAAATGTTCTTGTGACTCAATACTCCCAGTATACAAGGTTATTAAATTGAAAGTTGTTCAAAATATGATGTGGCATATTTCTAATACAGATTTCATTCTTATGCCTCAAATCACAGGTACAATGTCTAATTGGATGTGCAAATCTTCAGGCTGCAAGATTAGAATCGTCATCATCTGCTATCCTGGATGGAGCGAACAAAACAGAAAACCTATTACGATTCATATCACACTTTTGGCTAAACATAAAATCCCGTTATTAATGAAGCAACAGgggctgatcctggatcagtagGACTCACTGAGCAGGACCACCAGCAGGGCGATCAGCAGGCCCAGAGCCAGCAGGGAGGAGAGGATGGCCCAGGCGCGCACGGCCTGGTGGGGGCTCCACAATCGATGGCGCAGGAAGAACAGTGCCTTGCGTAGGCCGGCCCGGGTCAGGGGAGGGTAGCGGGCCCTGTTCAGCCCCTCCAAGGCCAGCGACTTGACAAGGCAAGCCCGGTGGTGACTCAGCTGGTCAAAAGTGTGCTTCCCGTGGTACCGGCCCATTCCACTGTTTCCTGCCGGTGAGAGGGCATGGAGGCAGAGAGACGCTGGCTGAGTGGGTTTATGAATGAGATCAGAAATTACCGCATGCTCGTCATGACGGAGTTTTAAAGTGTTTAGACACTCCTGCGCCTTTTCTATTCATAAAACAGCATGTTTACAGATCAAGGGTATTTCGATAAGAATTTCCCACCTACACCCCCAAAGGGTAACGCGCTGACGGTGTAGTGGACGATGACGTCATTAACCAACACTCCTCCACTGGTCGTCTCATTCAGCATTTTCTTGACCACCTTCACAGGACAAAAGCTGATGCGAAGGTTCCTCGGTGTCAGATGTTCTTGGCAGGAACGCGACGGGCTCCTCTGAACAATACCTTCTTATTGGATGAGAAGATGTAGAGCGCCAGTGGCTTGGGCCTCTCGTTGATGAAGCGAATGGCCTCGCCGACGTCACTGACGGTGACGATTGGCAGCACGGGCCCAAAGATCTCTTCCTGCATTACCCTGGCGTGGGGCAACACATCCTTCAGGATGGTTGGAGCTGGGGCAAGAAGGACGTTATAGCACCACGGCCTCTGTGCAAATGCAACACTGAACGAATCCCCAAAACAAACGTCAACATGTCCAGAGACAGTTATCATACATCTAAGCAAAGAACAGGCCATGGACTCTTCACACATCTCAAAGCCCTGCAGTGCCGTACCGATGTAACACTGTGATCTGTCACTCTGTCCACCAGCAGCCACGGTACATCCCTCCATCAGGGCCAGCACGCGGTCAAAGTGATGCTGGTTGATGATGCGTCCAAAATCAGGAGAGTTTTTAGGGTCTTCACCATAAAACTCCTGCAGAGCATACAGGCACTGGATCACACACAGCCTCTATACTTATATTACTCCCCTTATAAACAGTGGAGGTTCTAGACCATCTGaactggggggggggtccaCTGGCACTAATAATAAAGTACCAGTGTGGTTCTTTTAGTAAAAATGAACAAACCAGCAATGTCTGACGAAACTCTTCAAtcactctgtgctgtgtgttgggaTGACAGAGAATGTAGTCTGGCGCGATGCACGTCTGACCACAGTTAGAAAACTTCCCCCAGGTGATACGACTAGAGTGGGAAAAGGTGGCAAATATAAAGCCGGTATGCAATGCAGACAAGAATAAAGAATTAGTCACCAAACCTGATGTCTTACCGACAAGCAACCGCGAGGTCACAGTCTCCATCGACATAACAGGGGCTCTTCCCCCCGAGCTCCAGAGTCACAGGTGTGAGGTGGCGTGTGGCTGCTTCCATAACCACCTTTCCCACCACGCTGTTCCCCGTGAAGAAGATGTGGTCAAAACGTTGCTTCAGCAGCTCCTGGGTCTCTGGGACTCCTCCGGTCACCACGGGGTACATCTCCTAAAACATCCAAACAGCTATCACGCTAAGCTTGATAGGGGGCTATCCTTGCTACTGGACACGCCCCCAAACCTAATATTTATCACAACAGCAAAATCAAAACTGGTCTCAGCAAATGTTTCTGCCAACCTCTGACCACGCACCGTGTCCAGGTACTGAGGAAGCAGTTCCTTCAGAAGAGCGCTGGAGTTGATGCTCACTTCTGAGGGCTTCATCACAGCTGCATTACCTGATGGATCAAACACAAGAGCCAGTGTGAACGTCACCGAGCACTGCTTTCCTTTTCAAACACACGTCACTCATATGAGGGGATTGATAGTTACTTTCTGACTTTAATCAGACCACAACAGTAATCATCACTAAAGTCTAATGAGCTTAGTAATAAAATGATTTTGGCAAAAAGGGCTCAGTTTTAGTTAAAAATTAAACAGACACCAGATGCTTGACTGAATTCTTGAACTTTAAGTGGACTGTCCTGACGAGAGCAGGCTGAACCCAGCTGTGTACCTGCTGCGATCGCTCCAACCAGGGGTTGCAAGGTGAGGGACCAGGGATAGTTCCACACTCCAATGATCAACACTACACCCAAAGGTTCTGCTTTAACATAAACATCATCCATCATGGTGAGCAGGGTCTTCTCCACGGGCTGAGGAGCCGTCCAGTCAGAAAGTTTGCCTTCAGCCAGCCGGATATCATTTTCAATGCCAATTAGCTCAAACATTTGTGTATCCAATTCACTCTGCAAAACGTAAgcacatcacatacacatgataaattagcagaggtgtcaattccaggttcagaaagtaaaagtcctcaccaggattttgctcaggcttcctggattgtgttgattccactaattttacctggattgcactaattagaaaatctagcaagcttgagctaaatcctggtgaggacttttactttctgaacctggaattgacacctctgtaaaTTATAGTAAATTATCATACAGACATAATACTTATGTGAATGTATAAGTATCACACACATCTCCTAACATctttatttgaaaaaaaaaattcatataAGCTGCAAGACGAGACACAAGTCATTTCTGACTTAATAATGTAGTGTAAAGGAGTAATACTAAAGGAGTAAAAAGTAGATTTACCCTATTGATGTCTCGTTTGAGAGCTGATGCGATGTCTGATTGGCGCTCTTTGATGAGCCTGAGTAAAGCTCTCAGCTGCTGTCTCCGGTACAGCAGGGATCTAGACCTCCCTGAAGCGAAAGCTCGGCGAGCGTCGTCCACCACTTTCTTCTCCATTTCTTCAGCGGGTGTCACAGAAAGTGGACGTCGGACACGACGAGCCCGTCGACAATAAGGCGGGAgggagcgccccctgctggtcgtaCTGTAGATTACTGTACTGGCTGATGAAAACAAATGCCACGAAGGGCGCAAACTCCCGTCTTTTATTATTCCCGTAGGTTTCAAAAAGTGCACGACAGAAATAAATTCATTACCAGTTTATGTAGTATTAATCTGTGGTCAGGCCAGCTGAATTTAGAAAACCCTCGGTCGCTGAAGCTATAGCCTACGGACCATTTTAGTGTGCGTCTATACCTGGGATGAAAACACGCTCCGCTTTTAGTGGGGAGATTTAACACGGCGTAATGAAACACATCTTACAGAGGTCTGATGCACCAAATGtttctaaaataaaatataaactgGCTAATAGTGATGAGACTTCTGTTTGTTTTCAGTTTGATAATGTGGAGAAATCAAGTCTTCATCTTCACCCGAGACCTTAATTGCTGTAATGTCGCTGGCACATTTAATTCACATGTTCCTCTTCAAACCAGTTGCTCCCTTCGCCACACTGCTTCCTTGTTGTGGGCGCAGGTTAATGAAAACTAGAGATTTTAACTCCACTAACATCACTGTCAATGACATTCAAGAGATTTGCCACAATTTATAAACTGCTCCGACCTGCTACTAGTTTTCCATTAACTCCTTCTTTGGCATTTGTAAAGATGTTGTAAAGTAAACGTCACAGAATTTATACAATAGGCCTACTCAACATCTGACTCTGACATCTGCACCTTGGATTACACAGAGACCTCGCCTCGAGTGAAAAATTAACCTCCAGTTTCCACCTTATTGATGACAAGCTTCGCTATAAGCTATCAAGGGCACTAAATCACTTACGTGCACTCTAGAGTCTAGACCACTTGCTTACGCCCTGGATTAAAGCTCGCCAGTCACACATGGTCAGTAGTTCTCCAAGTTCAGGTCTTCTGCCTCCCACTTTAAAGGTGGCCATCATTACCTCTGTCCATTACCCCTTTTACCCCTGTTCATTACCCCTGTTACCCCTGTCCATTACCCCTGTCAATTACCCCTGTCCATTACCCATGTTACCTCTGTACATTACCCCTGTTACCCCTGTCCACTACCCCTGTCAATTGCCCCTGTCCATTACCCAGGTTACCTCTGTACATTACCCCTTTTACCCCTGTCCACTTCCCCTGTCAATTACCCCTGTCCATTACCCAGGTTACCTCTGTACATTACCCCTTTTACCCGTCCATTACCCGTTACCCCTGTCCATTACCCCCGTTACCTCTGTCCATTACCCCTGTTACCTCTGTCCATTACCCGTTACCTCTGTCAATTACCCCTGTTCACTACCCGTTACCTCTGTCCATTACCCCTTTTACCCCTGTCCACTACCCCTGTTACTCCTGTCCTTAAGAAACCTCAAACGTGCTCTTGCTTATTACAATAGTTATGTCCCATATCTTAGCAAAATACGTGAACGTGCAGTCTGTCCAACTGAACACCTGACCACCAACAACCCAGTTGAGCAGGCCTAATCATTATTGTACTAATATGTAATCAAAAATATATAGAATCTTAAAATACACCACAAGATTTTTCTCATTTTCAATTTTTCTAATGAGTTTCCAACTctacacaacctgtaacatttAATGGATCATGTATTTCAGGAACATTTGTAGCGCATGATAGCCTACCTCAGATATATTTCATTAAGCCGCAGGATTCGTTTACTTCAGGTGTTCTGCACTGAAAACACCAACATCTGTTCACCTGGTCCGGCGCGGACGGGTTTGCGTAAAGAACCACACGTGCCGATATCTGCAGATCATTCCGAATGGCAGGCTGTGTGGTCCATATGGGCCGATAAATAGAAATGAGTGCAATAAAATCTAATTGCTTATAAGGAATTCAAGTCGCAGATTAATCTTCGTTCAAAGGTCAAATAtcgcttttaaaaatataatttaagtTAGGCGTGACGTTCCGTCATGTTAGCTAAAGATCACCAACAAAGCATCTGTCATACAAAGATCAGTCTCTCTTATATTTATTACAGATTACCACTTACCGTATTGGAGAAAGTGAAGTCGGAACCAAAAGATTCGAGCAGCAAAACCCACCTGGTGGATCTGGACAGTGGAGCTATTTATGCTCAACTTCAGGGAGGTGCGTCTGCCACAACGCAATTACTTCAGGAAACCAGCGAATAAAGCGACCCAGGAGTCGATCATTGCTTTTGTGTTGATAACTTTAATAATCTTTATATCCCACGTGACAATGTGCATATATAAAGTCAAATGTTTTTATTCTTCTACAAAAAGGGAAAACCCTAGAAATCCGCGCATGCGTAGTGAAGGTTTAAAATCCCACGGTTGTCTCTTTAGTGAATTGCATGAGATTCCCATCAATACCGTCTCATTACTGCTACAGGCGGTTTGGGGAAAACCTCCGAGCTTTTCACTGCCATTGAATATTCCCATCCAAAACGTAGACAAAGTCTAATCATTTACACCAAACCTTTAATTAAACATGATTCCAAAATGCATATAAAAAAGTTTACATTTACAGTTAGTGGTTATATTATGTAAACGATTCCTGCTTGTAGTATCAGAAGACATTTTTTCTGTTGCACATTATCAGCTAAAAAGTCAAAGTGTAACAGGACTTTATTACAGAAATTTGACAATAATGTGACATGATTCCAGGTGGTCCATGCGATTGTGTGATTGTCCATATCTGCCTTATCGCCAGAATCTCTGCGAAGCACACAACACTTACATGAGCGCATAAACACAAGGCAATCTTTACTCtccagacaaaaacacaaaccaaTGCAACAACGTAGCAGCTATTCACCAACTTAAAGAGGTAAAGGTTCTCGTTTACGGGGCAGCATGTAAACAATGAGGATCTTTAcaacccacccctcccccctgtaATTACTGCATGAGAGTTCAGGACATTAGGGAGAGGACTTATCCATACCTAGATAGTCATCTTCTTACTGTTCACTCTACTGTGTCTAATTAGCATGGGGAGGGGCTGATGAAGAACGACAGAGACTCATTGTGGAGATTTTCCCACGTTCACTCACTTCTCAGGTTATTTTATAAAATCATTCCAGAAGCAGATAACCTACATACCCATGTACCATTTTCTGATATTAAGTGCTAAAAAATAGGGGTCTCAAGCAAAAATCCCAATTTTTGTGTTAACAAATTATAAATCTAGAACGAGATCTAACCTCATTGCACTTTAATTATGTACTATATCTGTATAATTATGctataataaaacaaaatgaactCATCCCCCCTCAAACATTTAATTCACACGGTCATAATCGTGCTTCTGTGGCCTGGCCGTTTTGGAAGAGTCCAAACGCAGGtaatgtgggggaggggggctcACCTGCACCACGAAGGCAGCGAGCAGGGCGAAGGCGGCGACCTGCGCCAGGTGTCGGACGCGGCCCAGGTTGACCTGCCGACACAGGAGCAGACGGGCCCAGCGCAGCTTCTCGGCCGTGTGGGGGGGGTAGCGCATGCCGTTCACAAACTCCATGCCCAGCTTCTTCAGCAGGCAGCTGCGCAGGTGACTCAGCTGATCAAATGTGTATTTGCCATGGTAACGGCCCATACCACTGTTccctgggggaggtgggggtgtcaATGTCTCATGTCAATGTCTCGATAATGAGTTGAACATGTCATGGTCTCACATGCTTACCAACACCACCAAAAGGCAAGTCACTGATGGAATAGTGAACAAGACAGTCATTGGCCACCAATGCTCCACTGGACGTTTCTGATATCATCTGCTTGATTACCTGTGAGACAACACGATGTACACATCCATCTTTTTCTTATTATTCAACAAAAATGcattatcattatcattatcGTGCATTTATCATTGTTTGATACGACTTATTTACGGATATCTCACTTGCCTTATTACTGTAGGAGAAAACGTAAAGCGCTAAAGGTTTCTCCCGCTCCCTGATGAACTGGATGGCTTCATTCACCCC
This sequence is a window from Brachyhypopomus gauderio isolate BG-103 chromosome 16, BGAUD_0.2, whole genome shotgun sequence. Protein-coding genes within it:
- the aldh3a1 gene encoding aldehyde dehydrogenase, dimeric NADP-preferring isoform X2, with translation MEKKVVDDARRAFASGRSRSLLYRRQQLRALLRLIKERQSDIASALKRDINRSELDTQMFELIGIENDIRLAEGKLSDWTAPQPVEKTLLTMMDDVYVKAEPLGVVLIIGVWNYPWSLTLQPLVGAIAAGNAAVMKPSEVSINSSALLKELLPQYLDTEMYPVVTGGVPETQELLKQRFDHIFFTGNSVVGKVVMEAATRHLTPVTLELGGKSPCYVDGDCDLAVACRRITWGKFSNCGQTCIAPDYILCHPNTQHRVIEEFRQTLLEFYGEDPKNSPDFGRIINQHHFDRVLALMEGCTVAAGGQSDRSQCYIAPTILKDVLPHARVMQEEIFGPVLPIVTVSDVGEAIRFINERPKPLALYIFSSNKKVVKKMLNETTSGGVLVNDVIVHYTVSALPFGGVGNSGMGRYHGKHTFDQLSHHRACLVKSLALEGLNRARYPPLTRAGLRKALFFLRHRLWSPHQAVRAWAILSSLLALGLLIALLVVLLR
- the aldh3a1 gene encoding aldehyde dehydrogenase, dimeric NADP-preferring isoform X1 — encoded protein: MEKKVVDDARRAFASGRSRSLLYRRQQLRALLRLIKERQSDIASALKRDINRSELDTQMFELIGIENDIRLAEGKLSDWTAPQPVEKTLLTMMDDVYVKAEPLGVVLIIGVWNYPWSLTLQPLVGAIAAGNAAVMKPSEVSINSSALLKELLPQYLDTEMYPVVTGGVPETQELLKQRFDHIFFTGNSVVGKVVMEAATRHLTPVTLELGGKSPCYVDGDCDLAVACRRITWGKFSNCGQTCIAPDYILCHPNTQHRVIEEFRQTLLEFYGEDPKNSPDFGRIINQHHFDRVLALMEGCTVAAGGQSDRSQCYIAPTILKDVLPHARVMQEEIFGPVLPIVTVSDVGEAIRFINERPKPLALYIFSSNKKVVKKMLNETTSGGVLVNDVIVHYTVSALPFGGVGNSGMGRYHGKHTFDQLSHHRACLVKSLALEGLNRARYPPLTRAGLRKALFFLRHRLWSPHQAVRAWAILSSLLALGLLIALLVVLLSESY